A section of the Ignavibacteriales bacterium genome encodes:
- a CDS encoding acetyl-CoA carboxylase biotin carboxyl carrier protein subunit → MRRKFEVKFPKGEQKVMTVFSNEKAEYDGKEFDFDYELLSENVALLRIDGKNHIVRLESNEETDYALVSNAKKYNVSCKSELDIIKEKYIGPDKSRFKDKVISPMPGAVVKINVTEGAEISKGDVLLVLEAMKMENEIKAESDCLVKSINVSEKSSVDKGQLLITLEEKKA, encoded by the coding sequence ATGAGACGAAAATTCGAAGTAAAATTTCCGAAAGGTGAGCAAAAGGTGATGACGGTGTTTTCCAATGAGAAAGCGGAGTATGACGGTAAGGAATTCGATTTCGATTATGAATTACTCTCAGAAAATGTAGCACTACTTCGCATAGATGGGAAAAATCATATTGTAAGGCTTGAATCTAACGAGGAAACGGATTACGCTCTGGTCAGCAACGCGAAAAAATACAACGTGTCATGTAAGAGTGAGCTGGATATAATAAAAGAAAAATACATTGGACCGGATAAGTCCCGGTTTAAAGATAAGGTCATCTCGCCTATGCCCGGAGCAGTTGTGAAGATAAACGTAACTGAGGGCGCAGAAATAAGCAAGGGGGATGTATTGCTGGTACTGGAAGCGATGAAAATGGAAAATGAGATCAAAGCCGAGAGCGACTGCCTTGTTAAGTCAATTAATGTCAGCGAAAAGAGTTCGGTGGATAAGGGGCAGCTTTTAATTACACTTGAAGAAAAAAAGGCTTAA
- a CDS encoding glycosyltransferase family 2 protein, with product MESALLSIVIITWNTKELTLKCLESIYNTKDYGSLKEKIEIIVIDNASSDGTAEEISQKYPDVTLICNDENTGYAPACNQGMEMASGKYVLLLGSDTELTDGSLTECIKFLDENPKTGAVGCKLIYPDGREQGNCKKFPTLMNGVFVYLSLDSFNKDYDMASFNYDETIRVDQIATTFLMARREVLEKIGYFDEKYRILYNDVDLCKKIYEAGYEIHFIHTATVIHHGSYSTKKAPPAVRKIMYKDVYRYYRNNFGFMSVILIPILFTRFMIVSIIR from the coding sequence ATGGAGAGTGCGCTTTTAAGCATAGTAATAATTACGTGGAATACGAAAGAATTAACGTTGAAGTGTCTTGAATCAATTTACAACACGAAAGATTACGGTTCTTTAAAAGAAAAGATAGAAATAATTGTCATAGATAATGCTTCCTCGGATGGGACTGCAGAGGAGATCTCTCAAAAGTATCCTGATGTAACTCTCATCTGTAACGATGAGAATACAGGTTACGCGCCTGCATGCAATCAGGGAATGGAAATGGCATCGGGCAAGTATGTTCTACTGCTTGGGAGCGATACTGAACTGACGGACGGATCGCTGACCGAATGTATTAAATTCCTCGATGAGAATCCGAAGACGGGAGCGGTTGGATGCAAGCTTATTTATCCGGATGGGAGGGAGCAGGGAAACTGCAAGAAATTCCCTACACTAATGAACGGGGTGTTTGTTTATCTTTCCCTCGATTCATTCAATAAAGACTATGATATGGCGTCGTTCAATTACGATGAGACGATAAGGGTGGACCAGATAGCGACGACGTTTCTGATGGCACGGAGAGAAGTGTTGGAAAAGATAGGCTACTTCGACGAGAAGTACAGAATACTCTATAATGATGTGGATCTATGCAAGAAGATATATGAAGCGGGATATGAGATACACTTTATACATACTGCGACGGTAATACATCACGGGAGTTACTCCACAAAAAAGGCTCCCCCTGCAGTAAGAAAGATCATGTATAAAGATGTTTACAGATATTACAGGAATAATTTTGGATTTATGTCAGTGATACTTATACCTATTTTATTTACCAGGTTTATGATAGTATCCATTATCAGATAA
- a CDS encoding PrsW family intramembrane metalloprotease, producing MGLVLAFASLIAAVVPMFTYMVIIWWLDRNEREPFWMVLLCFVWGGTGAIILAIIGSILFQIPLATLIVTVSNDPADLIDLSGAVVVAPIVEEATKGVFLLIIAMSKRFDGIVDGVVYGGAIGLGFGMTENFMYFLSYGTTPASWLFIVVIRTLFSAVMHCMSTATLGAFIGYAKFKGIGWKLLLIPMGYAVAVFLHFAWNASVSFEDTTILGFLFLIMYFVAIFAIFQIAIYMEGKTIHRELEDESINGVIPSEHLLHLPFVTKRNKKGWLHTSINQKEYVKTSIVLALRKSQYKSTTGNRQTVYLKEVESYRYKIQMMFYNAGLPVKNAKDPNLQSQ from the coding sequence ATGGGACTGGTATTAGCATTTGCATCACTCATCGCAGCTGTTGTACCCATGTTCACATACATGGTTATTATCTGGTGGCTCGACAGGAACGAGCGTGAGCCGTTTTGGATGGTACTTTTGTGTTTTGTCTGGGGAGGAACGGGGGCAATTATTCTTGCAATAATCGGCAGTATCCTATTCCAGATCCCGCTAGCAACATTGATAGTAACCGTTTCCAATGACCCCGCAGACCTTATAGATCTCTCCGGCGCTGTGGTTGTTGCTCCAATAGTGGAAGAAGCGACCAAGGGAGTATTCCTCCTGATAATCGCTATGAGCAAACGATTCGACGGAATCGTAGACGGAGTAGTTTACGGGGGCGCTATCGGACTTGGATTTGGGATGACGGAAAATTTCATGTATTTTCTTTCTTACGGCACGACACCTGCATCATGGTTATTTATTGTTGTTATCAGAACATTGTTCTCCGCAGTAATGCACTGTATGTCCACAGCTACACTTGGCGCGTTCATCGGGTATGCTAAATTCAAAGGTATAGGATGGAAGCTGTTATTGATACCAATGGGTTATGCGGTCGCTGTATTCCTGCACTTCGCATGGAACGCGAGCGTTAGTTTCGAAGACACGACTATACTCGGATTCTTATTCCTTATCATGTATTTCGTCGCGATCTTTGCGATATTCCAGATCGCTATCTACATGGAAGGAAAGACAATACACAGAGAACTCGAGGACGAATCCATAAACGGGGTAATACCGTCAGAGCATTTATTGCATCTGCCTTTTGTTACCAAAAGGAATAAGAAAGGGTGGCTTCATACAAGTATAAATCAAAAGGAATACGTTAAGACATCTATCGTACTGGCGTTAAGAAAAAGTCAGTACAAGAGCACAACCGGGAACAGGCAAACTGTATACCTGAAAGAAGTCGAAAGCTACAGGTACAAAATCCAAATGATGTTTTACAATGCAGGTCTGCCGGTCAAAAACGCAAAAGATCCGAACCTACAGAGTCAGTAA